A window of Malania oleifera isolate guangnan ecotype guangnan chromosome 5, ASM2987363v1, whole genome shotgun sequence contains these coding sequences:
- the LOC131155035 gene encoding uncharacterized protein LOC131155035 isoform X2: MSRPMEEDGSAAKNEEEEFNTGPLSVLMMSVKNNTQVLINCRNNRKLLGRVRAFDRHCNMVLENVREMWTEVPKTGKGKKKAHPVNKDRFISKMFLRGDSVILVLRNPK; the protein is encoded by the exons GCTGCCAAGAATGAGGAGGAGGAATTCAACACCGGGCCACTGTCGGTTCTGATGATGAGTGTCAAAAATAATACACAG GTGCTCATTAACTGCCGAAATAACAGGAAGCTTCTTGGACGCGTGAGAGCTTTTGATCGTCATTGCAACATGGTTCTTGAAAATGTCAGGGAGATGTGGACAGAG GTCCCAAAGACAGGTAAAGGCAAGAAGAAGGCCCATCCCGTTAACAAAGATAGGTTTATCAGTAAAATGTTCCTTCGAGGGGATTCGGTTATTCTTGTCCTTAGGAATCCCAAGTGA